In one Drosophila willistoni isolate 14030-0811.24 unplaced genomic scaffold, UCI_dwil_1.1 Seg752, whole genome shotgun sequence genomic region, the following are encoded:
- the LOC6637537 gene encoding LOW QUALITY PROTEIN: tubulin-folding cofactor B-like (The sequence of the model RefSeq protein was modified relative to this genomic sequence to represent the inferred CDS: deleted 2 bases in 1 codon; substituted 1 base at 1 genomic stop codon), with amino-acid sequence MSELISKSDFIRAIVSNSNNDAVAFEMKFAKHLKVSQLKFLFLFVTHRTNWRVELYEGKNRLATLDNDDAQLGFYINSDGLRLHVIDSFLTLSFDNNTVEKFELTNDXYELRIHSVRYYLKQNRLGKFNEEEMRQMEEKRREHAYELQRRAELCVVNARCEVSVPGNPRRRGTIRYNGSLDGKTGIFIGVEYDEPLGKNNESVNGKVYFKCGPNYGGFVSPLSVEVGDFPSEDVNLDDEL; translated from the exons ATGTCGGAATTGATTAGTAAATCAGATTTTATAAGGGCCATTGTGTCCAATTCGAACAACGATGCGGTGGCCTTTGAGATGAAGTTTGCCAAGCACCTGAAAGTGTCCCAACTCAAG tttttatttttgtttgtgacTCACAGAACAAATTGGAGAGTGGAATTATATGAAGGAAAGAATCGGCTGGCAACATTGGATAATGACGATGCGCAGCTTGGATTCTACATCAATTCCGATGGATTGCGCCTGCATGTGATCGATAGTTTCCTTACCTTAAGCTTTGATAATAACACAGTGGAGAAATTCGAACTTACTAATGATTAGTATGAG CTGCGCATACATTCTGTGCGTTATTACCTTAAACAGAATCGTCTGGGCAAATTCAATGAGGAGGAGATGCGCCAAATGGAGGAGAAACGCCGCGAGCATGCGTATGAATTGCAACGACGAGCCGAGCTTTGCGTGGTTAATGCACGCTGCGAGGTCTCAGTACCGGGAAATCCACGACGTCGTGGCACAATCAGATACAATGGCAGCCTGGATGGCAAAACTGGAATCTTTATTGGTGTTGAGTACGATGAACCATTGGGCAAGAATAATGAAAG TGTTAACGGCAAAGTATATTTCAAATGTGGTCCCAACTATGGAGGATTTGTCTCACCATTGTCAGTCGAAGTGGGTGATTTTCCTTCAGAAGATGTTAATCTTGATGATGAGCTTTAG
- the LOC124461935 gene encoding uncharacterized protein LOC124461935, with protein MYSLFSSKENVKSREVLPCDPASHKLLICSNSCRTDKSGSDSDGGGGNRLKRNIKHTGSLIVRKFRASRHGGGDAGKKDARSTSTNESAGPSGNAMDNDNEKPNTTQNTTTPMLRTTTL; from the exons ATGTACTCGCTATTCAGCTCCAAGGAGAATGTGAAGTCACGCGAGGTGCTGCCATGCGATCCGGCTTCCCACAAACTGTTGATATGCAGCAACAGTTGCCGGACA GATAAAAGTGGCAGCGACAGTGATGGAGGCGGTGGCAACCGATTAAAAAGAAACATCAAACATACCGGTAGCCTAATTGTGCGTAAATTTCGAGCCTCACGACATGGAGGAGGAGATGCAGGCAAAAAGGATGCTAGATCTACCAGTACAAACGAGTCGGCCGGCCCCAGTGGCAATGCCATGGATAACGATAACGAGAAACCAAACACCACACAGAATACAACAACACCAATGCTACGCACCACAACTCTCTAA